The Temnothorax longispinosus isolate EJ_2023e chromosome 7, Tlon_JGU_v1, whole genome shotgun sequence genome contains a region encoding:
- the LOC139816666 gene encoding facilitated trehalose transporter Tret1-2 homolog: MALESSEEGRAMMGYNSKSESPLDVEYNNNNNNAKNEKNILNEKEATVQYSSNSKGVLAQCLVTGAVLLVATGGGIPIGYSAVLLPQLSEENNSTLYVTRETGSWIASVHSLATPIGALLSGPLLDAIGRRGCLQLSVIPLCIGWLIIGLSRSVTSILVGRVICGLSVGFMAVPAQVLVGETAYPGLRGFLVVGSFASYCAGILLVYALGASFNWDIVAFYAIILPAMAFIALCLIPESPAWLIRRKKTDEAKKALLWLRGGDVQQMITEIELLDASIKADLARKPVNSSFTQKISSAISTIRDPGVWKPLIIINVFNALQLSSGTYIIVFYAVDMVKDMGDGNVDNYLAAVVTAVIRFIFSLVSCVLLLKMGRRTLGIVSAVGTSLASLILAGYLIARKGGSSVDVYVLAVCLLVYVGANTVGLLTLPGLMTGELMPLRARGIGGGCIFFTFNLLLFFMTKCFPWISGLVGTAGIFTIFGIFSLLEGIFIYLALPETKDRTLQEIEEYFQQSNFLWITRTQTKRKGTHMPAKAESNCLIPLPSEYK; this comes from the exons ATGGCTCTCGAATCGAG CGAAGAAGGGCGCGCCATGATGGGCTACAATTCAAAGAGCGAGAGTCCATTAGACGtcgagtataataataataacaacaatgCCAAGAATgaaaagaacattttaaatGAGAAGGAAGCAACTGTGCAATATTCATCGAATTCGAAAGGAGTGCTTGCGcag TGTTTAGTAACAGGTGCAGTATTATTGGTGGCGACGGGAGGCGGCATACCTATTGGTTACAGCGCCGTTTTGTTGCCGCAATTATCcgaagaaaataatagtaCCTTGTATGTGACTCGCGAAACTGGCTCCTGGATAG CCTCAGTTCACAGTTTGGCCACTCCTATCGGCGCGTTGTTATCAGGACCGCTTCTCGATGCGATCGGGCGACGAGGTTGCCTTCAATTATCGGTGATTCCCCTGTGCATAGGCTGGTTGATCATTGGTTTGTCGAGGAGCGTGACTTCTATTTTAGTAGGAAGAGTCATCTGCGGTTTGTCTGTAGGATTCATGGCGGTGCCTGCGCAG GTATTGGTAGGAGAAACGGCTTATCCAGGACTCCGCGGCTTCCTGGTGGTTGGCTCGTTCGCCTCGTACTGCGCCGGAATCCTGCTAGTTTATGCTCTCGGCGCTTCTTTTAATTGGGACATCGTGGCCTTCTACGCTATTATACTTCCTGCTATGGCCTTTATCGCTCTTTGTTTGATACCCGAGAGTCCCGCCTGGCTCATTAGACGAAAGAAAACAGACGAGGCCAAGAAAGCTCTTTTGTGGCTCAGAGGTGGCGATGTTCAGCAG aTGATTACGGAGATAGAGCTCCTGGATGCAAGCATAAAAGCCGATCTCGCTAGAAAGCCTGTAAATAGCTCGTTTACGCAGAAGATCTCCTCGGCGATATCCACAATTCGCGATCCGGGCGTGTGGAAACCACTGATCATCATCAATGTATTCAACGCGCTTCAATTAAGCAGCGGAACATACATTATCGTCTTTTACGCCGTTGACATGGTGAAAGACATGG GTGACGGTAACGTGGATAATTATTTGGCGGCTGTGGTGACGGCAGTTATCAGGTTTATTTTCTCCCTCGTCTCTTGTGTGTTGTTACTTAAAATGGGCAGACGTACCTTAGGCATCGTTTCGGCAGTTGGTACGTCTTTGGCCTCGTTGATTCTCGCAGGATATTTGATCGCCAGGAAGGGGGGATCTTCCGTGGAC GTCTACGTGCTGGCAGTATGCTTGTTGGTTTACGTCGGCGCAAACACCGTGGGTCTATTGACGCTTCCTGGGCTGATGACCGGCGAACTGATGCCTCTGAGAGCTCGTGGCATCGGTGGCGGATGCATCTTTTTCACATTTAATCTGCTTCTGTTCTTCATGACCAAATGCTTCCCATGG ataagtGGCCTAGTTGGCACAGCGGGAATCTTCACTATCTTCGGCATCTTCTCTCTTTTGGAAGGGATTTTCATTTATCTTGCTTTACCAGAAACGAAGGATCGTACGCTTCAGGAGATTGAAGAATACTTCcaa CAAAGTAACTTCCTATGGATAACCAGAACACAGACAAAGAGAAAGGGCACACACATGCCTGCGAAAGCTGAATCGAATTGTTTAATCCCTCTACCATCGGAGTATAAATAa